The DNA sequence ttatatatataacagAATAATTTAACTACAACTGACATTTACTGAATTGCTGAAAAGTAATAGGCCGAGTACGCAGTGCATTaacaattgtatttatttatttatttatttatttatttatttatttatttatttatttatttatttatttatttatttatttatttatttatttatttatttatttatttgtatgggCACATTTTAATCACTGATTCAGCTTTTGTATGCAACGCCTATGCATGATTCTGTCAGTTTTCATGCATTATGAAAATTGTTATCAAAACATTAACTCCATGCCAGTGATAAacgcttttttccccttttttttaatgcacaataAACAGACACAAGTACGACGTCCTCATCTCACTGCCAATGGAGCAGAGCAGAATATACTCTGCTCTCATTCAACAGCACTGTGAAAGGGCACTTGACACATGGCCTTAAACATAACTAAAACGATAAAGCAGCGCAGACTGagtttaaaatcttttttttttttatcacattgTGTGTCACCCTTTCACTTCGGTGCTGTTTGGGTCCTTGACACCGATCTGATAATGCGCCAGGATTATTTGCTAGTTGCTGATTCACCATAGCAAGTGTTCATGATGACTGTAATGCTTTTGTATGGCTCTGTGTTTTCTTCTTTCTCATGAGGTGTCCTATTGTTGCTCCCTGACATTTATATTTCAACACTGTAGCCTATTGTGTTGCTTTGTTCTCTCTATTTCCACAAAACCTCTGGTCAAGGTCTGGACTGGTCATTATTACTTCACATAATTTACAAGTATTATAGTTATAATATTTTTCAGTCAGCTTGCTGCAATTGGCAGCATCTGTTATAGAGGAATAGTGGACCATGACCCCTGACCCTAATACATGGTCATTTGTCTTCCTCCCTACCcccaagaaaaaacaacaacacccaGGCAGTCCCCTGTCTTGAGGAGAAACCGTACCTGCTGCAGGGATACGTGTCGGAGTGCATCGCCAATATGGACATAAGGACCCTCTCCGTGCTCCCAGCCGGGCTTAACGAGGCCGAATGGATGGCCAGCAACAGTGAGTGTGCCATGCCTTTGGGCTAGGAGTCCTGCCTCTAGCTGTACACAAGGAGACAAAGCTCTGTGCTAGGAGTCCTGCCTCTCTAGCTGTACACAAGGAGACAGAGCTCTTTGCTAGGAGTCCTGCCTCTCTAGCTGTACAAAAGCAGACAGAGCTCTGTGCTTGGGGTTAGTGGTCCTTGTGCCAGAGCTAAATGCCTAACTCCCCATTGCACCAATCAGCTTGCTTAATATATCCAAGGGACCTACATTGTCAATATTTGGGTTTAATTACAGGTTTCTCATAAAAGTCTGTTGTATAGATAAATTGATCCATTTGGGTATTTTTGTTACCCTGGACACAGCACACTATTGGGAGTTTAAAACAAAGGTAGGAAGTTTTGTGTAGAACTaagaaatagaaaaagaaacGTGAATCCCTTCCAGGCTTTGACTGTGTTACCAATTCAACAGAGAAAGAGCACACTGCCTTCTCAATCCATAAAATGTGGAACTGTGTATCTGTTGGAACAGTGTTGTGCATAACTGAAGCACAAGGTCATTTTTAACAAGCACAATGTTACTTTGTACAGTGATGAGAGTTGCCATTGGGATACTAGAAAGCTGTAAAGTATATCATTATACTTCCTGTTTCATTATACttccattttgaaaacaaatcCATTTATTGCTCCTCTAGTCTTCATCGTTCATCGTTCCCTGCCATGatgcaacatactgtatatcaaactCCTATGAACCTCAAAATGAAATtcactgttgtctttttttatatCCTTGTTGAAGCCAGAACGAGAGAGGTGGAAACAATCTCACTGTGTTTACAATAAAGTGGAAGgcgtaaaaagaaaaatgttgaagAGTGTCCTTCTCTGCCATCTGAAatatgactgaaatgcagaacTGGGTTTCCTGGAATCTTCTTGCTTCCCCTCTTGACCTGAGCTTCCTGTGTTGGAGTTTGTCCTGGCTATGTCAGTTATTTGGAGACTTACTTGTGTGTCTTCGCTCCATTTCAGCCATCGCCTTCTTTAAGAACATCAACTTGCTCTCCAGTGCCCTGTCGGATTTTTGCACCACCAAGACCTGCCCCACCACTAGGGGGCCTGGCGACGTGTGAGTACCAAttacccccctctccacaggCCGGTTGGCCCGGTTATCTGTAACAATTGGGCAGAGCAGCTGGGGCCtgttgcacaaagcaggattactcagttagctgAGTAAAATGGGGAGCCCTCCCAAATCTCTAACATGGactgaagaaaataataataatacaaaaaaataataataactgctgttctgggttttacattTAACCAGCTAACAGCAATCCTCGTCTTTGTTGAACAGACCCCAGTTCTAGTCCAAGCTTGAAATGAATTTGAAGTATTGGTAAATAAGATGCACACATTTGAAAATGGGTCATAAGGGTGATCTATAAATGCTTGGTCCATCCGAACGAGGAAGctggtttcattttgaatgatcTTTGGCGTGATGGAATTATGCTGCTTTTCTGTCGCTCTTTGTGTAGGACGTACTACTGGAGCGATGAACAGGGGAAGAAGGTGAAGTGTTCTGCACCGCTCTACACCGACTACAGCATGTCCTACATCCAGGAGCTGCTGATGGATGAAGATGTGTTTCCCACAGGGGCAGGTGGGTGACTACACAGCCTCTATCACCTATGAGAATCTATGATATCAATAACATTTATACATCAGTGGTGTTCAATCTTATctgctgaaacaaaaaccttcaCCCACACTGACTCTTTTTAGATAAGATTGGACATCCTTGATGTACATTGCTTATATCATGGCTCCCCAACcatgtttctggagatctaccgacctgtctggttctgatttgcagtTTATTGTATgtcgatctggataagagcgtctgccaaatgactgtaatgtgatgttttcatttcaaccctggttttagcacacctgattccactaattagcagctcattgagctctctagctgttgaatgaggtgtgctttgttaaggttggagtgaaaacctacaggatggaatatctctaggaacagggttgggcagccctggttcaTATCATGCACTGTAATCTAATATAAACTTCTCTTTCACTGCTCTCAGGTACAGCTTTCCCCAAAGGCTATGTGTTCCTGGTGCAGAGGATCTTCCTGTACCTGTTCCGCACCCTGGCGCACCTGTACTGGGTGCACTTCTGGGATGTGGTGCAGATGGACATGCATCCGCACCTCAACACGCTTTTCGCCCACTTCGTGGCCTTCGGCCAGCAGTTCCAGCTGCTGGAGCCGGCCGAGACCGCCCCGCTGGAGGACCTCATCTCCGCCCTCGGCTCGTATCACGGGTTCTGAGCCCTGCCCAAAGGAGGGGGACGAGCACAGGGTCCTAgagcccgcccgcccgccgctGACTGACAGGGCAGGACTGCCGAGCTGGCCGTGGTCTCTCAAGATGTGGATTTGTTGGTCGATTGGTACGGCTCTCAAGTCTCCTCTCTTCAATGTCATAGGCGCGAGAACGTTGGTTGATTGGTTTGGCCTCCCCACAATGTCTCCTTCCTTCAATCACATGGTCATTGGTCAATTGGTCCAGCTCTCTCCCACACCGGTGTCCTCCCACTTCAATCCACACTCACAGCAGTGGAGAACATGAGAAAGGGAGAAACGTATTCCAAACCGCAATCATGCACCTTGACTCTGCCCAACCAAACAGGGGAGACATGTCGGCAGGAGACTGGCTCTGCTTAGAAGACTGAACCACATGCAGCCCGAAATTCATTCTGGTCTGAAACCCCACACCAGGCAGACCTGAGAGATCACACACTTACAGCACCTCAAAGGAAGCCTACTATGTCAATTACCAACATACTGACCATACTGACCGTGTTGTTATATATATTCACTCATGCAATTATACATCCCTATATATGTCATGCCTCATTGATGATATATTCTTGAGAGTCAGAGGATACCTCTGACTGAAGTATCTCTGCAAAGGCATGATCAATCTACTGAAGAATTGGTGGATTGCGTTGGCAGCAATCCTGATTCACAATCCCAGTTCTATGACTGGCCGCAAAGTAAAAGGAGTTTCATTCcaaatttttaaatgtatgtgcaCACATTATCCCATTGTGTATCTACCCTGGAATATAGCAGGCAGCATGGTACTCATACAGTCAGGTCTATAaacatttggatgtaaataaataaatggtaccTTGGACCCTCTACGACTTGGGGGGACTATGTGTAAAAagggttgtaattcctacaccattcacccgatttagatgtaaataccctcaaattaaagctgaaagcctGCACTTAGAGCGCATAACATTTACTACCAGctccaatatcctgtggtagacagctaacataacaataactttgtcaatgtccaaatatttatggacctgactagCAGGTTGTATCTTTCCAGGTTTTACTGTAAGGTTACATTAGTTTGCCTACAGTATTGTATCCTGTAAAGCACTCTGGGAGTGTCATTACCAGGTACAGCCAATGAGCAGGGAGGTAAGGAGGCGACAGACGGTTGATCAGGAGGTAACTGTGTGTCAAAACCAAATGCCGCAGCTAACCCTACCAGATTCCCCTGCCGTAACTCAATTCGCTCCTCCCCATTCTCTTGTGGTTCCAGgcgggaaaaaaaaagtgtatctCCATTCTCTCAGATCCTTCACATTCAGGACTGTCCCATGGCCTGAGCCTGCATGTGGCCCAAACCAGTGGCCAGGTCCTGGCTCTACACCCACACCTTGATATGTGAATTAAGTTATTACCCTGTACTGTGCTTTTTCAGCTCATGTTTTAAATCTCAACATTTGAGATTTACATTGTTAAACATTGTTAAAAACAGGTAATAAATGAATACTTAATAACGTATGCGTCACAGAATCTTTTAGAATTGTGCAATGATAGAACACAGGCAGCAAAAAACAACTATTATTTTTGTGGCCAACCACATCAACGTTTGCGATTTTAAAAGTGACTTCAAATTGTTAATCTTGCAGCAAATTACCCATTGACTGTCTACTTCCATAGAAAGCACACTGCTTCCAGCTGAATACGCATGCCTTTAAAATTATGACAGAGCATAGATTTTATATTCTGTCAGTTTTTGCATTACAGCAATACCTTGTGATCATTTTAGCATGCCTGTCATATTTTcatatcataatcataatcttATCTCAGTGGAATTTCTGACTCCGGCAGCCATATGTGGTGTTTCCACTTATGAGATTTTTATGAATTATAATATCTGGGTCTGTATGATATATGAGATGTCAGTTTGTGACTAGAGCGAGATGCACGATTCTGGATTCTGGATTCTGATCTTGGAGTACATCAGCCACCAGCCGATTGTGGCCATGACCACTTTTACcatgttgaaaatgaaaaaactatTAAATCCATTTCAAAAATCCATTTACTATTTCTGATAAATACGAATGTATTATTTCCTTATTGGTTAAGTAAATGGTAATgctcagggaaaaaaaaaactattatatTCCATGTTAGATATTACCTGCTGAGCTTTGTTAACCACTGATCTTCAAAACTATCTGCATGAGCTCATCTCTTGTTTTTCTACATCTTCTCATGTTCTCTATCCAGGTATAATAATTAATGTCCAAAACAGGCATGTGTTCTGGTCCCCAAACACAAGGTGAAATCTTTAGAGTTTAGAGGGTTTACATGTATTTGACGGACATTTCctttacattttggaaatgtacATGGTGGAATAAATCCAACTGAAAGGGAAACTCTACATGAATGCTGCTTCATGCCACTGGAAAACATGCAAAGACAGCCAGTGGTTGTATCTCGCTCCCATGTGAATCCTTATGGACTTtgtttaaagcaggggtgcacaactccggtcctcgagggccgttctgtgtactggtttttgttccaaccaattgccttgttattaccctgcagctgtagctcatactcatactcatacacaagtcagatatgattgagtcaattaaataattaaggccagaagttggcacaaaatcctgaaacggatgttgtgcacccctggtttaaaggTTAGTGTGACGCTTTTCAGAGTGACGCTATGGCAACTTGGTTTTCTGAATGCATACAAGGCATCATAAACACAGGCTGGCCTGCTGCCTGCCATGCAAATGCGTGGACAAAGAGACAagcacaccctcatacacaaacacacacaaacgtacatacactcacacatgcacatcatgcacaaacatactgtccccacacacacacacacacacacacacacacacacacacacacacacacaaaattcacagaacaacgGAGATATTTAAACCCAGGATGTTTGTTGTTTAAtcctaaaaaaaatatatattacatgATTGACAACATAACCCGGTTCTGGagatttctgaaaaaaagaaaaacaaaataaatttacaaaaacaaaacaaaaaaagaaagaaaatgagaaatatgAACTAAACAAAAACTTAAAAAGCTGGAAATGATACTCTGACTTTTCTGTTGAATGTTATAAGAAGTTGGGAATCATTAAAATATCTAATAGTAAACGGATAGCAGATCAATCTGCAGGACATTGTGAGACATTTAGAAGTGTGAACGAACCTTCGGACCCACTCCTGTCAGATACATGGGACCGCCTGTTTCATCAGCAGCACCCAGTTATCGCTACGTCACAGAATGCTAATTATCCCCCAAAACCACACTACTGTCTCATTTTAAGCTGAACGTCTAAAAATGGACTACTCTgttaatcatcttttttttttaaagcagggtTTAACTTGAGTAGAATTTGacgatacatttttaaaacgaacaaacaaaaaagtagcAGTGTTAATTACAGAAGTAAACAATGGCACGTGTTGGATTTCTACTTCAAACAATAAAGTGAAGTTTATAAGAGGGTGatgacgctctctctctccaactttCTTACACTTGAGAcaaagttaaataaattaataccaTACGTTACATAAAAATCTGAATTGTATATACAAGTGGTAGCGGTCGGGGCGAACATCTACGTTCAGGTGGTGAAAACGTCGGATGAGACGACTGGGTTACCGCGTTCTTCCGCAGCAGTGACGGTGTGGGACTGTACATAGGCTAAATCTTGGTTTCGAAAAAAACTAAACGAATGCCATATTTTCTGGTTACTTCGTCAAGAAATGTGAAACGAAGCCTCTAGGGCTGTCGAACTGACTGGATAtatgcgctgtgtgtgttttcggCGGTAAAAGGCTGGCCGCGGCTACCGTCGTCAAGGAAATGGTTTCGCGGTGGATAGTGAAAGGGTCATTCTCCTTGGCGGTCTCTCAACAGAAAACATCTTCCCTCCTCCCCGTTGATGGGACACACACGCCGGTGCCGCTCTACATGATCAATGGCGCTAAAAACTATGCACAATACAGTATGCGATGTGAAAAACATACAGACTACGTTTTGTCACTGGGATACTGTGGGGGGTTTATCCACACGTTGCAGATCCATTTTTCATCGATAAGCAATGTTAATTACACAATGGAGAACCATAAGTATGGaccataaaatgaaatatagtGACAACAACGatttgcatttatacagcatttAAGGATCCTAAAGGACCTTACAGTGAGGAGAGGACTcgccaccaatgtgcagcacctaCCTAGCGATGCATGGTAGCCATTTAGCAAGCCAGTTGTATTTATAAACAAATTTAATGGTGAATGTAATTTGTTGATTAAGTGGGGGATTAATAGACAGAGTGAGGCAGAGACTTCGGTCTGAACTTCTGGGAACCAACTACACACTTTTTATAGTCGATGGCGTGGGGTCTTTACTGACCATAGAGGTTCAGGACCTTAGTTTCATGGCTCAATGTTCCTGCAATACCGGGGCATCGGTTTTGAGTTGGTCCAGAGGGAAGACTGTcccctcctggctgaagaggGATGACAGTTTGAACAATTGAACAAtttgtgctactgattggccagactgtcttcaagcctgactgccaggtaaagggagggtccAGCAGCCCTCGATTTCAGGAACTGGGCATAATCTCTCAACAAGCCGGAGAGACATTTTACCTGAATTACAGACGCTATGCTTTCTTTGTCGGCTGTAAATGTGGAATTTGGCCTTTGAATAgaacatcaaatttaaaacatggCTACTTTTATCCAAGTTCTCCATAAATGGCATTTAGTTTCACATCGacggggagacagagagagagagagagagacaagaagGGAAAGTGTTGTAAAAACTGGCAAGAGCTAAAACCGTGTATGTACAAGGGTGACTGGAGAAAGTGAGCGGGACTGCCTGATTTCTGCATCCACATGAAgttaccctctctgtctctctcaaaaAAACAAACTCAGGAAAACAACACGGATTCTACTATATACAGGCATTACACAGGAAATGTCTAAACTAAAACACTGGTTGTGAATAAAAGCACAGCGGTAGGGGGTAGGGTGGGAGGGGCACGGTTGCCGGGTAGCAGAGCAGAGCCGTCTCAACAGGTCTTTGACAAGGAGCACAGCCTCAAGTCTACGACTCTCCTTCTGTCATCTCTCTCACCGTCTGTGACTTGTCAAAATCCGCCGGCCAACACTTTCCTTCAGGATTAGgatgccccctggtggtggagaGCCGCTAGCAATGAACGGCCTAGTATGGAAACCACTAACCCACGTGGAAATGCAATAGCAAATAGACAAACTGGCCCCTGATGGTTATGCCATTCCACCTATTACACCGGCAgctacactcacccccacaTACTCTAGATCAGAGGtctctaaccctggtcctggagagctacagggtctgctggtttttgttgttactccacacttaatgaatcaattagagcagttgattacatggTTAACTCAGCTCACCTGGTTACagtacctgggtctcaacagggtgctgaatttaaggtgaaataaaaaaaccagcagacccagtagctctccagggccagagtTGCAGGCCCTGCGTACTCGCATTGTTAACATGGCCCATCCTTCAGTCTCACTTCATGGGAAGCTATATCGCTGATTCACAGCAGGTATTATAAAGAGGACCGGCTACAGAGAGTCTGTTAGGGGAATTTCACCTCAGTGTGAGCTAGGGGGATAGGGGGCAGGACGAAAGTCTCTGTTTCCAGGAAGTGTTGCTCTGTTG is a window from the Conger conger chromosome 8, fConCon1.1, whole genome shotgun sequence genome containing:
- the LOC133134708 gene encoding MOB kinase activator 2-like → MGGCHSYARTRKAVASTKRVEFSEIDGHKLKNNNTQAVPCLEEKPYLLQGYVSECIANMDIRTLSVLPAGLNEAEWMASNTIAFFKNINLLSSALSDFCTTKTCPTTRGPGDVTYYWSDEQGKKVKCSAPLYTDYSMSYIQELLMDEDVFPTGAGTAFPKGYVFLVQRIFLYLFRTLAHLYWVHFWDVVQMDMHPHLNTLFAHFVAFGQQFQLLEPAETAPLEDLISALGSYHGF